One region of Rana temporaria chromosome 9, aRanTem1.1, whole genome shotgun sequence genomic DNA includes:
- the LOC120914532 gene encoding olfactory receptor 6C74-like, whose protein sequence is MEKFNETMVVYFIIKGISDSLQFQILIFILVLFLYLITFGGNFTIMLLVCLDHHLQSPMYFFLSNLSILDIFSSTITLHKILITFVTGNKSISYAACITQMYLFGSLTCDELLILTAMSYDRYVAICNPLRYTLVMNWTVCSILATACWVLGFLEIAPLTGLLMGFSCYRSNVINHFFCDPIQVMKLSCSDTSVFNIVLITEISVLLFPVPFLLKCTSYVFIIITILRIPSSAGRRKAFSTCSSHLTVVLLLYMTLSYQYLFHTLVDSVDYTQLFSLFNTALLPILNPLIYSFKNKDVKSAFKRQLRYLKVRHAIQAQFSSKTIKWTQIPVLLKIIMARSAKGLITATYNTLSASAISRAGPVKSKAAWERDLGTISSEQWERILQQCALVSKTVPLVFTT, encoded by the exons ATGGAGAAGTTCAATGAGACTATGGTGGTCTACTTTATTATTAAGGGAATTTCTGACTCTCTGCAGTTCCAGATTCTAATCTTCATTTTGGTCTTGTTCCTTTATCTGATAACTTTTGGAGGTAACTTTACAATTATGCTCCTTGTGTGTCTGGATCACCATCTTCAGTCTCCAATGTACTTCTTCCTGAGTAACCTGTCAATCTTGGACATATTTTCTTCTACGATTACTCTACACAAAATCCTCATCACATTTGTGACCGGCAATAAATCTATTTCATATGCTGCCTGTATAACGCAGATGTATTTATTTGGATCCTTAACCTGTGACGAATTGTTGATCTTGACTGCTATGAGTTATGACCGCTATGTAGCCATTTGTAATCCTTTGAGGTATACATTGGTCATGAACTGGACAGTTTGTTCAATTTTGGCCACTGCTTGCTGGGTTCTGGGTTTCCTTGAAATTGCACCATTAACTGGGTTACTGATGGGCTTCAGCTGCTACAGATCTAATGTAATCAACCACTTTTTCTGTGATCCCATACAAGTCATGAAGCTCTCCTGCAGTGACACTTCTGTTTTTAATATTGTGCTCATAACGGAAATATCAGTACTTTTGTTTCCTGTTCCCTTTCTTCTGAAATGTACAtcttatgtttttattattataacaatATTAAGGATCCCCTCAAGTGCAGGGCGACGTAAAGCCTTCAGCACTTGTTCCTCTCATCTTACGGTTGTCCTCCTATTGTACATGACTCTTTCATATCAATATTTATTTCATACCCTAGTGGACAGTGTAGATTACACTCAATTATTCTCCCTTTTTAACACAGCTCTTCTCCCCATTCTAAATCCACTAATCTACAGCTTCAAAAACAAAGATGTTAAGTCAGCTTTTAAAAGGCAGTTAAgataccttaag GTCCGCCACGCTATCCAAGCACAATTCAGCTCCAAAACAATTAAATGGACCCAGATCCCCGTCCTTCTTAAAATAATCATGGCAAGAAGTGCCAAGGGCTTAATAACAGCAACATATAATACCTTGAGTGCTAGTGCGATAAGCAGAGCAGGCCCGGTTAAAAGTAAAGCTGCgtgggaaagagacctgggaACAATATCATCTGAACAATGGGAGAGGATTCTTCAACAATGCGCCTTGGTCTCAAAGACTGTCCCACTTGTTTTTACTACATAG